A genome region from Sciurus carolinensis chromosome 19, mSciCar1.2, whole genome shotgun sequence includes the following:
- the LOC124971159 gene encoding vomeronasal type-1 receptor 90-like, which yields MGITVNVLLLLFHVLKYLLQHRPKPTDLTIAHLALIHLLMLIIRTFQDIDIFGVHDIWNNTTCKAVVYLHRLMRSLSVSTTCLLSVLQAITLSPRSSFLAKFKLTSPQQSLCSFFILWVFNVFIIVHILVSMKGPTNATSGFAFASESCSISPTGHYFKTFFSLIGILWDIFLIGLMALFSVYMVTLLCRHKRQCQHLHRTSLSPRASPELRATRTILLLMGFFVVMYFVNCIFSSSSGKMWKNDPARLGVQMLVGNGYATISALMLISTEKRIIKFFQSTLGKERKCLCSAV from the coding sequence ATGGGGATCACAGTCAATGTCCTCCTGCTTCTCTTTCACGTCCTAAAATACCTTCTCCAGCACAGGCCCAAGCCCACTGATCTGACCATCGCTCACCTGGCCCTCATTCACCTGCTGATGCTAATAATCAGGACATTCCAGGATATAGACATTTTTGGGGTTCATGACATTTGGAATAACACAACATGTAAAGCAGTTGTCTACTTGCACAGGTTGATGAGGAGCCTGTCTGTTAGCaccacctgcctgctgagtgtccttcaggccatcaccctcagccccagaagcTCCTTTCTGGCAAAGTTCAAGCTGACATCTCCACAGCAGAGTCTGTGTTCCTTTTTCATTCTCTGGGTGTTCAATGTGTTCATTATTGTTCATATTTTAGTCTCCATGAAAGGTCCCACCAATGCGACATCAGGTTTTGCCTTTGCCTCTGAATCCTGCTCTATTTCCCCCACAGGTCACTACTTCAAGACCTTCTTTTCCCTGATAGGAATACTCTGGGATATTTTCCTCATAGGGCTGATGGCCCTCTTCAGTGTGTACATGGTGACCCTCTTGTGCAGGCATAAGAGGCAGTGCCAGCACCTTCACCGCACCAGCCTGTCTCCAAGGGCATCCCCAGAGCTgagggccaccaggaccatcCTGCTGCTCATGGGCTTCTTTGTGGTCATGTACTTTGTGAACTGCATTTTCTCATCCTCCTCTGGAAAGATGTGGAAGAATGATCCAGCTCGGCTTGGGGTCCAGATGCTGGTGGGCAATGGCTATGCCACCATCAGTGCTTTGATGCTGATCAGCACTGAAAAGCGCATAATCAAGTTCTTCCAATCCACattggggaaggagaggaaatgtTTATGCAGTGCTGTATAA